One genomic segment of Streptococcus salivarius includes these proteins:
- a CDS encoding IS3 family transposase — protein sequence MRLGKQRHESKYLAIEDFNTNKGWSISWMCHQLGITRSAFYKWKHRIVPEQEQLNSEIAELIKEYDERFSHILGYRRMTDWINHFNHTNYSRKRIHRIMKILDIHAFIRKKRKKYKTAKSEETAENKLSRNFYTTAPNKKWVTDVTEFKIPNSHKKLYLSAILDLYDRYPIAFVISGRNDNRLVFKTFDKAIEKNPTAKPIFHSDRGFQYTNKNFQKKLKDTDMIQSMSRVGHCIDNGPIEGFWGIIKSEMYQMYEISDEASLRYAIKDYIRFYCQERPQSRYDCRTPLEVRNAALTSEHPLSYPIAKNNKIEKYKSKWSA from the coding sequence GTGAGGCTAGGGAAACAGCGCCACGAATCAAAATACTTAGCGATTGAAGACTTCAACACAAATAAAGGGTGGAGCATTAGCTGGATGTGTCATCAGCTCGGCATTACGAGGTCTGCATTTTATAAATGGAAACATAGAATAGTTCCAGAACAAGAACAATTAAACAGCGAAATTGCGGAATTAATTAAAGAATATGACGAACGTTTTTCACACATCTTGGGATACCGAAGAATGACCGATTGGATCAATCATTTCAATCATACGAATTACTCAAGAAAGAGAATTCACCGAATTATGAAAATACTCGATATTCACGCTTTTATCCGTAAGAAAAGGAAAAAATACAAGACTGCCAAGTCTGAAGAAACTGCAGAAAATAAGTTATCAAGAAACTTCTATACGACTGCTCCGAACAAAAAATGGGTAACAGATGTTACAGAGTTTAAGATTCCTAACTCTCATAAGAAACTTTATCTGAGTGCCATACTTGATTTATATGACCGCTATCCTATTGCTTTTGTCATAAGTGGTCGAAATGACAATCGGCTAGTCTTCAAAACATTTGACAAAGCTATTGAAAAAAATCCCACAGCTAAGCCTATATTTCACAGCGATAGAGGGTTTCAATATACCAATAAAAACTTTCAAAAAAAGCTGAAAGATACTGATATGATTCAATCCATGTCAAGAGTAGGCCATTGTATTGATAACGGACCAATAGAAGGTTTTTGGGGAATTATAAAATCGGAAATGTATCAGATGTATGAGATTTCAGATGAGGCCTCCCTCCGATATGCCATCAAAGACTATATCCGATTTTACTGTCAAGAGCGTCCACAAAGCAGATATGACTGTAGAACGCCTTTGGAAGTCAGAAACGCTGCCT
- a CDS encoding helix-turn-helix domain-containing protein, translating into MSRRERFTPYEKEQACLDYINGNRSRSEICNCLHISTRTIQDWAAIYKKYGILGFTKKTKNSSYSKEFKMELVEKCISGEASSIDLGHQYDISSGLLRKWIRMYNANIELKDYNPKQGVYMAKARRKTTIDERKEIVNYCIEHNRNYKETASLYDVSYSQVYSWVKKYDSDGEEGLVDKRGHHKLDDEVDELERLRRENVRLKRQLEEKDMAVELLKKVKEFGRM; encoded by the coding sequence ATGTCTAGAAGAGAAAGATTCACCCCATACGAGAAAGAACAAGCTTGTCTCGATTATATTAATGGAAATCGTTCCAGATCTGAAATATGTAACTGTCTCCATATTTCCACAAGGACGATTCAAGATTGGGCCGCCATCTATAAAAAATATGGGATTTTAGGATTCACAAAGAAAACAAAAAACAGTTCCTATTCAAAAGAATTTAAAATGGAACTTGTAGAAAAATGTATTAGTGGTGAGGCTTCATCTATTGATTTAGGTCATCAGTATGATATTTCTTCAGGACTTTTAAGAAAGTGGATTAGGATGTATAATGCCAATATAGAACTTAAGGATTACAATCCAAAACAGGGGGTCTATATGGCAAAAGCAAGACGTAAAACTACTATTGATGAGCGTAAAGAGATTGTCAATTATTGTATTGAACACAATCGCAATTATAAGGAAACGGCGTCACTTTATGATGTTTCTTATAGCCAAGTGTATTCGTGGGTGAAAAAGTATGATAGTGATGGTGAAGAAGGTTTAGTTGACAAAAGGGGTCATCACAAACTAGATGATGAGGTTGATGAATTAGAACGTTTACGAAGAGAAAATGTGCGCTTAAAACGTCAGTTAGAAGAAAAGGATATGGCTGTTGAACTCTTAAAAAAAGTGAAAGAATTCGGAAGGATGTGA